Proteins co-encoded in one Melitaea cinxia chromosome 13, ilMelCinx1.1, whole genome shotgun sequence genomic window:
- the LOC123659201 gene encoding uncharacterized protein LOC123659201, which translates to MKNKKKSKVKQRLHLLSLKVHLTNIRGLHSNLVAVHHHLETERPHLLFLTETQIGSPADVTYLQYPGYSLEHNFKSHAGVCMFARDDVCCRRLRNLEIPNLSIMWCLLDTGMEQIVYACTYRSHSGDRETTRMFDYLSETADMVQRRYPAAQMVFLGDFNAHHQDWLFPYQNTDHAGREALKFALSLDLTQLVQEATRVPDVDDHTPNCLDLLLTTDPDRSSVSVAAPLGTSDHCVVKSVSNFHPLHTGPTGTRRVWRYKSADWDEMRHFFASYPWRRTCFSSSDPSSCEQEISEVIRQGMEYFIPFADVSLDGKIHRWYNAECAEAAARKDSAFAAWAEARTLKSPDITTRKRAFNSAAKSYKRVLKKAHFNRIKRIGAQLASHPRGSRAFWSLSKSVEMSFCRPSLPPLLKPDGSLAFTATDKANLLANLFAENSLLDAGSASPPRHPPCDSVMSELRIRQTEVLRVLRNLDVNKRRDIPSVSVIARHWMVVARMYDVCDCGSPSECVEGNDRIGTVLCPDLTWT; encoded by the exons AtgaagaacaagaaaaaaagtaaGGTTAAACAGCGGCTGCACCTCCTCTCTCTCAAAGTGCACCTCACCAACATACGAGGATTGCACTCAAATCTCGTTGCAGTCCACCACCACCTGGAGACTGAGAGGCCGCATTTACTTTTTCTTACGGAGACGCAAATTGGTAGCCCAGCAGATGTAACGTACCTGCAGTACCCTGGGTATTCGCtcgaacataattttaaatctcacgCTGGAGTCTGTATGTTTGCTCGTGATGATGTTTGCTGCCGGCGTCTTCGTAACTTAGAGATACCTAACCTTTCCATCATGTGGTGTTTATTGGATACGGGCATGGAGCAGATTGTGTATGCCTGTACCTATCGGTCGCACAGTGGTGATCGGGAGACTACTCGGATGTTCGACTATCTCAGTGAGACGGCTGACATGGTCCAACGTCGGTATCCAGCTGCCCAAATGGTATTTCTGGGGGATTTTAACGCTCACCACCAGGACTGGCTGTTCCCATACCAGAATACCGACCACGCCGGGAGAGAGGCGCTCAAATTTGCTCTGTCGCTAGATCTTACCCAGCTAGTCCAAGAAGCAACACGAGTACCCGACGTTGACGACCATACACCTAATTGTTTGGACCTTCTGTTGACAACTGACCCAGACCGGTCCTCGGTATCAGTTGCAGCTCCCCTGGGCACATCTGATCACTGTGTGGTAAAGTCAGTATCTAACTTTCACCCTCTACATACAGGTCCTACCGGAACCAGACGTGTGTGGCGATATAAGTCGgcagattgggatgagatgcgacACTTTTTTGCATCCTACCCTTGGCGGCGGACTTGCTTCTCTTCCAGTGATCCGTCGAGTTGCGAACAAGAAATATCGGAAGTGATACGTCAGGGGATGGAGTACTTCATTCCATTTGCTGATGTATCACTAGATGGCAAGATCCATAGGTGGTATAATGCAGAATGTGCCGAAGCTGCAGCCCGTAAGGACTCAGCGTTTGCAGCGTGGGCTGAAGCCCGTACCCTTAAATCTCCGGACATAACTACGAGGAAGAGAGCGTTCAACTCGGCTGCCAAGTCCTACAAAAGGGTTCTTAAAAAAGCTCATTTCAACCGTATTAAACGCATCGGAGCCCAACTAGCTTCCCATCCGCGCGGTAGTAGAGCATTTTGGTCACTCTCTAAGTCGGTTGAAATGAGCTTCTGCCGTCCCTCGCTGCCTCCTCTGCTTAAACCAGATGGATCGCTGGCCTTTACTGCGACAGACAAGGCTAACCTTTTAGCGAATCTGTTTGCAGAAAATTCGCTCCTTGATGCAGGTAGTGCCTCACCGCCCAGACATCCACCTTGCGACTCTGTTATGTCAGAACTACGCATTCGCCAAACTGAGGTTTTGAGAGTACTCCGTAACTTGGACGTGAATAAg AGACGTGACATTCCCTCGGTCAGTGTTATCGCTCGTCATTGGATGGTTGTGGCGAGGATGTACGATGTCTGTGATTGCGGTTCACCGTCTGAGTGCGTGGAGGGTAACGATCGAATAGGTACGGTCCTTTGTCCCGACCTGACGTGGACTTAA